The following are from one region of the Sphaerochaeta sp. genome:
- a CDS encoding substrate-binding domain-containing protein — translation MRSERLRIGFLATQFEESYQHAVFQGAVEEGARSSFQLVFFEGSNAETQRRAGALDETAFSLAALARLDGLIIMTNTMGSSYDTQRIAGYLARFSGIPMVSLGVEFPGVAFLKANTKGGIRSEVAHLIKVHDRHSFVFLAGPRNHPESEQREAEFKEMIEELAPGAKAEIRYGDFLEERAYHEVMALIASGWGFDAVVAANDQMAMGAIRALSEHGIPVPEAVSVTGFDDIPDSLQSLPPLTTIHQPMAELGRQAVRYLAMRFRSGRPEDEVSDLSSAFVVRESCGCVGALDALSLQVLEQRLREEVSKRVAAEERTALLRRIESAMVRSFSLEDILRELAEGVRDLAISCCAVVLFDTKSSSPEWSDLLMLSHDGDIRILTPYGVRFPTSLLLPSGLSPQTLAYVCEPLQFGQEQIGYLLCSADSADRHVYATLRDILSTSLKGASVMTLEKHRETALEEQVKRRTVELSMANRHLKEEISRRKVLERELLDNSNDIMTRIGQDIHDDLCQDIAGIGMLAAALENSLPEEHSDAKKMAGELSHAALSTAYKAKQISRNLYPADLEENGIVDAVRQLIAREEGNVPIQLTVQEGFSVQNREKAFQLYRIIQESLNNAVRHSKARAIHVGMFLDHGMVTVEVSDNGSGFDAERSRGRGMGLRILSYRANLIEGKLGIRSSPAGTTVTCRVAQ, via the coding sequence ATGCGCAGTGAACGGTTGCGGATTGGATTTCTCGCCACGCAGTTTGAAGAGTCATACCAGCATGCCGTCTTCCAGGGCGCCGTGGAGGAAGGGGCCCGTTCATCGTTCCAGTTGGTATTCTTTGAGGGCAGCAACGCCGAGACACAGCGGCGGGCCGGGGCGTTGGATGAGACGGCGTTCTCCCTTGCCGCATTGGCTCGTCTGGATGGGTTGATCATCATGACCAACACGATGGGATCGTCGTACGACACCCAGCGGATCGCAGGGTATCTGGCGCGGTTTTCCGGCATTCCGATGGTCTCCCTGGGGGTGGAATTCCCCGGTGTGGCGTTTCTCAAGGCCAATACCAAAGGGGGGATCCGGTCAGAAGTCGCCCATTTGATCAAAGTGCATGATCGGCATAGCTTCGTGTTCTTGGCCGGGCCCCGCAACCACCCGGAAAGCGAGCAACGGGAAGCGGAATTCAAGGAAATGATCGAAGAGCTCGCTCCGGGAGCCAAGGCGGAGATCCGCTATGGGGATTTTCTGGAGGAGCGGGCATACCATGAAGTGATGGCGTTGATCGCTTCCGGGTGGGGCTTCGACGCCGTGGTGGCGGCCAACGACCAGATGGCCATGGGTGCCATCCGGGCACTCTCCGAGCATGGTATTCCCGTTCCCGAGGCGGTCTCCGTCACCGGTTTTGACGATATTCCGGACAGTCTGCAGTCTCTGCCGCCGCTGACCACCATCCACCAGCCGATGGCCGAGTTGGGACGGCAGGCGGTGCGCTACCTTGCCATGCGGTTTCGTTCCGGCAGGCCGGAAGACGAAGTCTCCGACCTTTCCTCGGCGTTCGTGGTGCGGGAATCCTGCGGGTGCGTCGGGGCATTGGACGCCCTTTCCCTTCAAGTGCTGGAGCAGCGGCTTCGGGAGGAGGTTTCCAAGCGGGTTGCCGCTGAGGAGCGGACGGCGCTCCTTCGGCGCATCGAGTCGGCGATGGTCCGCTCGTTCTCCCTGGAGGATATTCTTCGGGAGCTTGCCGAAGGCGTCCGGGATCTTGCCATCTCCTGTTGCGCCGTCGTGTTGTTTGACACCAAATCCTCCTCGCCGGAATGGTCCGACCTGTTGATGCTCTCCCATGACGGGGACATTCGGATCCTCACGCCGTACGGGGTACGGTTCCCCACCTCACTGCTGCTTCCCAGCGGGCTTTCCCCACAGACCCTTGCCTACGTGTGCGAACCGCTTCAGTTCGGACAGGAGCAGATCGGCTACCTGCTCTGCTCCGCCGATTCCGCCGACCGCCATGTGTACGCCACCCTCCGGGACATCTTGTCCACCAGTTTGAAAGGGGCGTCGGTGATGACGCTGGAAAAGCATCGGGAGACGGCGTTGGAGGAACAGGTCAAACGCCGGACGGTGGAGCTGTCCATGGCCAACCGCCATCTGAAGGAAGAGATATCACGGAGAAAAGTGCTGGAACGGGAACTGTTGGACAACTCCAACGACATCATGACGCGCATCGGGCAGGACATCCACGACGACCTGTGCCAGGATATCGCCGGCATCGGCATGCTGGCCGCAGCGTTGGAGAACAGTCTGCCGGAGGAGCACAGCGACGCGAAAAAGATGGCGGGGGAACTTTCCCACGCAGCACTTTCGACGGCGTACAAGGCGAAGCAGATCTCCCGCAACCTGTATCCGGCCGATCTGGAGGAGAACGGCATCGTCGATGCGGTGCGCCAGTTGATCGCCCGGGAGGAGGGGAACGTTCCCATCCAGCTGACCGTCCAGGAAGGATTCTCCGTGCAGAACCGGGAGAAGGCGTTCCAGCTGTACCGGATCATCCAGGAATCGTTGAACAACGCCGTGCGGCATTCCAAGGCCAGAGCGATCCACGTAGGGATGTTTTTGGATCATGGGATGGTCACGGTGGAGGTTTCGGACAACGGAAGCGGGTTTGACGCGGAGCGGAGCCGGGGGCGTGGCATGGGACTGAGGATCCTTTCGTACCGCGCCAATCTCATCGAAGGGAAACTTGGCATCCGGTCATCTCCTGCAGGGACCACCGTCACCTGCAGGGTGGCCCAATAG